The segment AAGCCGCCAAAGGGCGTGGGCCGCGCGGTGGAACCAGAGCGCGTGCAGGCCGGGGTAGAAGAGCAAGACCTCCAGCTTGCTGCGCGCGGCCGGGTCCCGCTCGAAGACCACGCCGACGTCTTCCCTGATTCGTTTCAGCATCGCCCGCCAATATGCGACGAAACGGCGCCGTCCGGGAAGCGGGTCGCGCCGTTCGCCGCGCCGATTTCACGCGACGGGGGCTGGCGGGCGATAATCGCGCCGATGGACGTCCCCTTCGGCATCTCGGAAAAGCGCGCGGTCGTTCCGCCGCCGCTCGCGGAGCGTCGCGCCGGGCCGTTCGCGCTCCGCCTCTATCCGGCGTCGCATCCGACGGCGGACGTCGAGATCGCCGCGGCCCTCGCCGGGCTGCTCGCCGCCGCGGCGTTGCTCCTCCTGCCGCTCGACGCCTGGGCCCCGCTCGCCGGGGGCTGCCGCTTCCACGACTGGACCGGGATCCCCTGCCTGACCTGCGGGACGACGCGGGCGGTGCTCGCGCTGGCCCACGGCCACCCGCTGACCGCGCT is part of the bacterium genome and harbors:
- a CDS encoding DUF2752 domain-containing protein — its product is MDVPFGISEKRAVVPPPLAERRAGPFALRLYPASHPTADVEIAAALAGLLAAAALLLLPLDAWAPLAGGCRFHDWTGIPCLTCGTTRAVLALAHGHPLTALRLNALVALALLSALVYAPAAAAMWLLRLPRPRLALARGRARWGAAAVCALILTLQWAFLIWDGR